In Mixophyes fleayi isolate aMixFle1 chromosome 4, aMixFle1.hap1, whole genome shotgun sequence, the following proteins share a genomic window:
- the LOC142150649 gene encoding uncharacterized protein LOC142150649 has product MDVYMQTALKYLGPADITTKMQLIQQFQEKEAADRQERERHAAMEAAERRAAMEAAERRAAMEAAERQVERESAEREADRRYELELAKLKRQPEAKGTGISRPRPENFPVLEKDGDVDAFLRGFEKTCRQYGLPKDQWAQYLTPGLRGKALEAFADLPPEMDGNYEAIKSALLQRFNITPEAHRQKFRDLKCSASDTYSGLVAQLCAFFKQWVGGLQITTFDALQDLMIQEQFLTLCPADVKEWVVDRDPASSPEAARLADKYTVTRAPAAKRGTFVPGQSAWKGERPGGAPSPAVVSSSFGRVGAKPVQGDTRRCFICNRTGHLSAACPDRKTSTASPVGPPPPRSAPAVLCVAGSQVSRNDNLQTITVGDKVTVGLRDTGADVTLVRSELVGSSDIIPGKTIAVRGVGGIHPAVPMARVYLDWGAGRGLREVGVSDNIPTNVLLGTDLGRMLSRYVASSDVVDSELNHVFSQVSGCDRENVCSVVSEVCKLGCEKENDCSIVSDLGQLSVSKEVGDVTISSVSVVTRRQAEKDRSSQLTPEREVESPSDPETPPLTPLHPAPAVTDALPLSPDTEQQVRSQAFQQAQHTDTTLETLRCLAGSPPTESDKERVFGNREGCIRKV; this is encoded by the coding sequence accgccctgaaatatttgggcccagcggacattacaactaaaatgcaactcatacagcagttccaggagaaggaagctgctgaccgtcaggagagagagagacacgctgctatggaggcagcagagaggcgtgctgctatggaggcagcagagaggcgcgctgctatggaggcagcggagcgccaagtagaaagagaatctgccgagcgagaggcagataggagatatgagctggagcttgccaagctcaaacgccagccagaagccaaaggcactggtattagcagaccccgtcctgagaatttccctgtattggaaaaagacggggatgtagatgcttttttgcgaggatttgaaaagacttgccgacagtatggtctgcccaaagatcagtgggcacaatatttaacccctggtttgcgaggtaaagcattagaggcatttgcagatcttccacctgagatggacggaaattatgaggcaatcaaaagtgccctgttgcaacgttttaacatcaccccagaggcgcataggcagaaattcagagatttaaaatgcagtgcctctgacacatattcaggacttgtggcccagctgtgtgctttcttcaaacagtgggttggagggctacagatcaccacctttgatgctctgcaagatttgatgatccaggagcagtttctgactttgtgcccagctgatgtgaaggaatgggtagtggatcgggaccctgcatcatctccggaagcagctagactggctgacaagtatactgtcacccgggcacctgcagctaaaagaggaacttttgtgccaggacagtctgcctggaaaggggagCGGCCAGGAGGAGCACCTTCACCTGctgttgtttcttcatcttttgggagggtgggggccaagcctgttcagggagatacccgccgttgttttatttgcaacaggacAGGGCACCTCAGTGCCGCCTGTCCAGACCGAAAGACATCTACAGCCTCCCCTGTGGGACCACCTCCTCCCCGGtctgctccagctgtcctgtgtgttgcgggatcccaagtgagccggaatgacaatctgcaaacgatcactgtcggtgacaaggtaactgtggggttaagagacacgggtgctgatgttaccctggtgcgttcagagttggtggggtcatcggatataattccagggaaaactattgctgtgcgcggggtgggaggaatacaccctgctgtgcctatggcccgggtctatctggactggggtgctggaagaggtctaagggaagtcggggtatcggacaatattcctacaaatgttttgcttggaactgatttaggcaggatgttatctcgttatgttgctagtagtgatgttgtggactctgaacttaaccatgttttttcccaggtatcaggatgtgacagggaaaatgtttgttcagttGTATCTGAAGTCTGTAAACTAGGATGTGAGAAGGAAAATGATTGCTCAATTGTATCCGACCTAGGTCAACTGTCTGTATCCAAGGAGGTAGGGGATGTAACTATTTCCTCAGTGTCAGTGGTCACACGTAGGCAAGCAGAGAAGGATAGGTCCTCACAATTAACTCCTGAGAGAGAGGTAGAAAGTCCCTctgacccagaaactccccctctAACCCCCCTCCATCCAGCACCTGCAGTTACAGACGCCTTACCTTTATCACCAGACACTGAGCAGCAAGTGAGAAGCCAGGCTTTTCAACAAGCACAGCACACTGACACTACACTGGAAACCCTGAGGTGCCTAGCAGGCAGTCCTCCCACTGAGTCTGATAAAGAAAGAGTGTTTGGGAACAGGGAAGGTTGTATAAGGAAAGTGTAG